One segment of Aquimarina sp. BL5 DNA contains the following:
- a CDS encoding M50 family metallopeptidase, translating to MVVALVVVILWQLPYFGWFQYPFRLLGTWFHEMGHGLTALLAGGSFEYLEIYENGGGVAYYHLGGSYLPPFIGNALVAAGGLLGPAVVGALLIVSAKSHRSSMIALRILIGVMILSLLLWIRSFWGVAVMSSFAVLLFIITLFKSRKLEVVVILFLGLQSVLSTYLQLDYLFTKQFERDGVIQISDTQAIAQNTIGTYWIWAILIIIISIYLLWKSFRYYFKK from the coding sequence ATTGTTGTTGCCTTAGTAGTTGTTATACTATGGCAGTTGCCCTATTTTGGATGGTTTCAATATCCTTTTCGATTATTAGGAACGTGGTTTCATGAAATGGGACACGGATTAACAGCCTTGTTAGCAGGTGGGAGTTTTGAGTATTTAGAAATTTATGAAAATGGTGGAGGTGTTGCTTATTATCATTTAGGAGGAAGTTATTTACCACCTTTTATAGGTAATGCATTGGTAGCCGCTGGAGGATTATTAGGACCAGCTGTTGTGGGGGCGTTATTAATTGTATCAGCAAAATCACATAGAAGTTCTATGATTGCTCTTAGAATATTGATAGGTGTTATGATACTTTCCTTATTATTGTGGATCAGGTCTTTTTGGGGAGTTGCGGTAATGAGTAGTTTTGCTGTACTTTTATTTATTATTACCCTATTTAAAAGTAGAAAGTTAGAAGTAGTTGTGATTCTGTTTTTAGGCCTACAGTCGGTATTAAGTACCTATCTTCAGTTAGACTATTTGTTTACAAAACAGTTCGAAAGAGATGGAGTTATTCAGATTTCTGATACACAAGCTATTGCCCAGAATACGATTGGAACCTATTGGATATGGGCTATTCTTATCATTATAATAAGCATCTATTTACTTTGGAAAAGTTTTCGATATTATTTTAAGAAGTAA